One genomic region from Bacillus aquiflavi encodes:
- the comGC gene encoding competence type IV pilus major pilin ComGC produces the protein MRNILNNERGFTLIEMMIVLLVISVLLIITIPNVAKHSKNINNKGCSAFVKMVEAQVQAYEIDHNKKPVSIDELKRANYIKQTTCSDGRKLSIGTDGEVKIND, from the coding sequence ATGAGAAATATATTAAATAATGAGCGAGGGTTTACATTAATTGAAATGATGATTGTTTTGCTCGTCATTTCAGTGTTGTTAATTATTACAATTCCTAATGTTGCCAAGCATAGTAAGAATATTAATAACAAAGGTTGTTCAGCGTTTGTAAAAATGGTTGAAGCCCAAGTGCAGGCCTATGAAATTGATCATAATAAAAAGCCAGTGTCGATTGATGAGTTAAAAAGGGCGAATTACATTAAACAAACAACCTGTTCAGATGGAAGGAAGCTCTCGATTGGCACGGACGGGGAAGTAAAAATAAATGATTAA
- the comGB gene encoding competence type IV pilus assembly protein ComGB yields MRRYKWSIREQANFLKYTGELIERGYPLSEAIESLTFQLKEKRKKEIGDCLEFLKEGRSFSYILTKLGFKEDLIGYVFFSEQHGGLANALQDGSEVMLKRRKDIERLLKLLYYPLILIFITILLFIAVENMLLPRFTSLFNTLQLEANFFMIFVKSFAEVLPIIVPVSFIIILLFLSYYVLFFRKLPSLQQKQLLVRLPFSGSFCKLLYTHYFAIQLSYLLSGGIPIYDALIIFEKNKKQRFYHEIGMRIRQQLVKGEKLEKIFSAYSFFEEELSKIVAHGQKNGKLDKELFFYSHYCLRKLEEKTEKGLKVVQPVLYSTIGLLIISMYLAILLPMFQLLDGF; encoded by the coding sequence ATGAGAAGGTATAAATGGTCTATTAGGGAACAAGCAAATTTTTTAAAATATACTGGAGAATTAATCGAAAGAGGTTATCCCTTATCAGAAGCAATTGAGTCCCTAACATTCCAATTAAAAGAAAAACGAAAAAAAGAAATAGGCGATTGTTTAGAATTTTTAAAGGAAGGCCGTTCATTTAGTTATATTTTAACGAAATTAGGGTTTAAAGAAGATTTAATCGGTTATGTATTTTTTTCTGAACAGCACGGCGGGCTAGCAAATGCACTTCAAGACGGAAGTGAAGTAATGCTAAAGAGGCGGAAGGATATCGAAAGACTATTAAAACTTCTCTATTATCCCCTCATCCTCATTTTCATTACAATTCTATTATTTATTGCTGTGGAAAATATGTTACTGCCCCGATTTACATCATTATTTAACACGCTTCAGCTTGAAGCTAACTTTTTTATGATTTTTGTAAAAAGCTTTGCTGAAGTGTTGCCGATTATAGTCCCCGTTAGTTTCATAATCATCTTGCTTTTCCTTAGTTATTACGTTTTATTTTTTCGTAAGCTTCCATCACTTCAGCAAAAACAGTTACTTGTTAGACTCCCATTTAGCGGCTCATTTTGCAAATTATTGTATACACATTACTTTGCCATACAATTAAGTTATCTTTTGTCAGGAGGTATACCGATATACGACGCATTAATAATATTTGAAAAAAACAAAAAACAGCGTTTTTATCATGAAATTGGCATGAGAATAAGACAACAATTAGTGAAAGGAGAAAAGTTAGAGAAAATTTTTTCAGCCTATTCTTTTTTTGAAGAAGAACTTTCAAAGATTGTGGCCCATGGTCAAAAAAATGGAAAGCTTGATAAAGAACTATTTTTTTATAGTCATTACTGTTTAAGAAAGCTAGAGGAAAAAACGGAAAAAGGATTAAAAGTTGTTCAGCCTGTTTTATATTCGACTATCGGGCTGTTAATTATCTCGATGTACTTAGCAATTCTTTTGCCGATGTTCCAATTACTTGACGGATTTTAG